A section of the Prochlorococcus sp. MIT 1341 genome encodes:
- a CDS encoding site-2 protease family protein, protein MKEGWELMRLKGIPLRVHPSWFVILFLFTWTSQGQVVRVSQTQLAPWTSWGLGLITALLLFLSVLLHELGHSFVAINEGIKVKSITLFLLGGVARVEKECATPMAALRVAAAGPIVSFLLAIALLTPVSSVSNWSPLFGNLLGQIGSLNLVLGLFNLLPGLPLDGGLILKALVWKWTGSQRKGIQVATNTGRFLAIFAIVLGLWVSLQGRGIGGLWLIMLGWFGLSASRSQSQMLVLQEILCELTVSDARSRRFRVLEEDQPLRRLSELRLSKNSEDSSPEWILLCRSGRWVGYLTDNVLKDIPVQNWDKYTLGDHQSPLTDLPSVGEKIPLWQAVNYLEKSDEGRLLVFSSAGLPCGTLDRVDLGQAVLKKLGIDLPGKLLSAARAHNTYPLGMSLNKIVEAMFSSGSIEKPD, encoded by the coding sequence GTGAAAGAAGGTTGGGAGTTGATGCGGCTTAAGGGGATCCCACTGAGGGTCCACCCTAGTTGGTTTGTGATTTTGTTCCTTTTTACTTGGACTTCCCAAGGACAAGTGGTTCGAGTGTCTCAGACCCAGCTTGCCCCATGGACAAGCTGGGGATTAGGGCTGATTACTGCTTTATTGTTGTTCTTGTCAGTATTACTTCATGAGCTTGGGCATTCTTTTGTAGCGATAAATGAGGGGATAAAAGTTAAAAGCATTACTCTTTTTCTGTTGGGTGGTGTGGCTAGAGTTGAGAAAGAGTGTGCCACTCCCATGGCGGCTCTGAGAGTCGCCGCGGCAGGACCAATAGTAAGTTTTTTACTTGCCATTGCACTTTTGACTCCTGTTAGCTCAGTCTCTAATTGGAGCCCATTATTTGGAAACTTATTAGGTCAAATTGGTTCCCTGAATCTTGTTTTAGGTCTTTTTAATCTTCTTCCTGGTTTACCCTTGGATGGGGGGTTGATTCTTAAAGCTTTGGTATGGAAGTGGACTGGGAGTCAGCGTAAAGGAATTCAAGTGGCCACAAATACTGGGCGTTTTCTAGCAATATTTGCAATTGTTTTAGGACTCTGGGTTTCTTTACAAGGTCGTGGGATAGGAGGACTCTGGTTGATCATGTTGGGGTGGTTCGGTCTTTCAGCATCGCGATCACAGAGTCAAATGTTGGTTTTACAAGAGATTCTTTGTGAGTTAACAGTTAGTGATGCTCGTAGTAGACGTTTCAGGGTTCTAGAAGAAGATCAACCCCTTCGTCGGCTGAGTGAATTACGTTTATCCAAAAACTCAGAAGATTCCTCCCCGGAGTGGATTTTGCTTTGTAGATCTGGTAGATGGGTTGGTTATCTTACGGATAACGTTTTGAAGGATATCCCTGTTCAGAATTGGGATAAGTATACTCTTGGCGATCATCAAAGCCCTCTTACTGATCTCCCTTCAGTAGGTGAAAAAATACCTCTTTGGCAAGCTGTTAACTACTTAGAGAAGTCTGATGAAGGAAGGCTTCTGGTTTTTAGTTCTGCTGGACTCCCTTGTGGCACTTTAGATAGGGTTGATCTTGGACAAGCTGTATTAAAAAAGCTAGGTATTGATTTACCAGGGAAACTATTGAGTGCAGCAAGAGCTCATAATACATATCCTTTAGGTATGTCTTTAAATAAAATTGTGGAAGCAATGTTTTCTTCTGGGAGCATTGAAAAACCTGACTAG
- a CDS encoding lipoate--protein ligase family protein codes for MLFSNRYTTKDFQTCGLIKPICLPGPEQMALDVLFLEKSLKETLPFPKLRFYSWSDSWLSIGRNQKQFPRNWANLVREGKLKIVRRPSGGGAVLHSGGLTYSLIWPGAPKKRKLAYKIACQWLIEGFSKLGMSLKLGEEIAVPENTNCFSRSTIADLIDEKGYKRVGSAQLWKFGNLLQHGEIIIDPPSQLWWDVFGEPPPEKAPKTIPRNGLGGVLEKVWISGWPNVKTEKIMISQSERNEALKKSNDYVIEIS; via the coding sequence ATGCTTTTCAGCAATCGCTACACAACTAAAGATTTTCAAACTTGTGGGTTAATAAAGCCTATTTGCCTACCTGGGCCAGAACAAATGGCACTGGATGTCCTTTTTCTTGAAAAATCGTTAAAAGAGACGTTGCCTTTTCCCAAGTTACGCTTCTACTCCTGGAGCGATTCATGGCTCTCAATAGGACGAAACCAAAAGCAATTCCCAAGAAATTGGGCCAATCTTGTACGTGAAGGCAAGCTCAAAATAGTAAGGAGGCCAAGTGGGGGGGGAGCAGTGTTGCATTCCGGAGGCTTGACATATTCCTTGATATGGCCAGGAGCACCAAAGAAACGTAAATTGGCATACAAAATTGCATGCCAATGGTTAATAGAAGGGTTTAGCAAGCTTGGAATGTCTCTAAAACTCGGTGAAGAAATTGCCGTTCCAGAAAACACAAATTGCTTTTCAAGATCAACCATAGCCGATTTGATTGATGAGAAAGGTTATAAACGCGTTGGCAGTGCACAACTATGGAAATTCGGGAACCTTCTTCAGCATGGAGAAATAATTATTGACCCTCCATCTCAACTCTGGTGGGATGTTTTTGGTGAGCCACCCCCTGAAAAAGCCCCAAAAACAATCCCAAGGAATGGTTTAGGAGGAGTTCTTGAAAAAGTCTGGATATCAGGCTGGCCAAATGTGAAAACAGAGAAAATTATGATTTCTCAAAGTGAAAGAAATGAAGCCTTGAAGAAATCAAATGATTATGTAATTGAGATTAGCTAG
- the psaM gene encoding photosystem I reaction center subunit XII yields the protein MLPLPMDSSIDLAGLCLVVVAHAGILALRLGITLART from the coding sequence ATGCTTCCTTTACCAATGGACTCAAGTATTGACTTAGCTGGCCTTTGTCTTGTTGTTGTTGCTCATGCCGGCATTCTTGCCTTGCGTCTAGGAATAACACTGGCGCGTACCTGA
- a CDS encoding protochlorophyllide reductase: MASSQAAPGTVLITGTTSGVGLYATKALVDLGWRVITANRNSLRAEAAAIKLGLPSGRPSQLQHLQMDLSDLDSVREGTKKLLNALEKPLDALVCNAAVYLPRLRAPRRSAQGYEISMATNHFGHFLLIHLLLDNLRDSARPVWKGASWGEEGARVVILGTVTANYKELGGKIPIPAPADLGSLDGFQQGFRSPISMASGKRFKPGKAYKDSKLCNMITTQELHRRYKDSPILFSSLYPGCVANTKLFRNTPRIFQILFPWFQKLITGGFVSQSLAGKRVAQVVADPDFALSGVHWSWGNRQRKNGRQFSQELSNRVTDPLTASKVWDFSMKLVGLA; encoded by the coding sequence ATGGCTTCTTCTCAAGCGGCACCAGGCACTGTTCTTATCACCGGCACAACTTCTGGTGTTGGATTGTATGCGACTAAGGCACTGGTTGATCTTGGTTGGCGGGTAATTACGGCCAATAGGAATTCATTACGTGCCGAAGCGGCTGCGATCAAACTAGGACTTCCCTCCGGGCGTCCAAGTCAGCTTCAGCATTTGCAAATGGATTTAAGTGATCTCGATAGCGTTAGAGAAGGAACAAAGAAACTTTTAAATGCTCTTGAGAAGCCTTTGGATGCATTGGTTTGTAATGCTGCTGTTTATTTGCCAAGATTGAGAGCCCCTCGTCGATCGGCTCAGGGTTATGAGATTTCCATGGCGACAAATCATTTCGGACACTTTTTATTAATTCATCTTTTGCTTGATAATCTTAGGGATTCTGCAAGGCCTGTTTGGAAAGGCGCTTCTTGGGGAGAGGAGGGGGCAAGAGTCGTAATCCTAGGAACTGTTACAGCTAACTACAAAGAACTGGGAGGCAAGATCCCTATACCAGCCCCTGCTGATTTAGGAAGTCTTGATGGCTTTCAGCAGGGGTTTCGTTCACCAATCAGCATGGCAAGTGGTAAGCGCTTTAAGCCTGGAAAGGCTTATAAGGATAGTAAGCTTTGCAATATGATTACTACACAAGAGTTGCATCGACGGTATAAAGATTCTCCGATTTTATTCAGTTCTCTTTACCCAGGTTGTGTAGCTAATACAAAACTATTTAGAAATACTCCAAGAATTTTTCAGATTCTTTTTCCTTGGTTTCAGAAATTAATAACTGGGGGTTTTGTTAGTCAGTCTTTAGCAGGAAAGAGAGTTGCACAGGTGGTAGCTGATCCAGATTTTGCTCTTTCAGGGGTTCATTGGAGTTGGGGGAATCGTCAAAGAAAAAACGGAAGACAGTTCTCTCAGGAATTGTCTAATAGAGTTACTGATCCGCTTACAGCAAGCAAGGTATGGGACTTTTCAATGAAGTTGGTTGGATTAGCCTGA
- the bchL gene encoding ferredoxin:protochlorophyllide reductase (ATP-dependent) iron-sulfur ATP-binding protein, whose product MTTTLNRPSDGQGSVQVHQDPSVHIEEGALVIAVYGKGGIGKSTTSSNLSAAFSKLGKKVLQIGCDPKHDSTFTLTHKMVPTVIDILEEVDFHSEELRPEDFMFQGFNGVMCVESGGPPAGTGCGGYVTGQTVKLLKEHHLLEDTDVVIFDVLGDVVCGGFAAPLQHANYCLIVTANDFDSIFAMNRIVAAINAKAKNYKVRLGGVIANRSAELDQIEKFNEKTGLKTMAHFRNVDAIRRSRLKKCTIFEMDSNEEGVREVQEEYLSLAKKLSESVEPLDAEPLKDREIFDLLGFD is encoded by the coding sequence ATGACAACAACCCTTAATCGTCCTTCTGATGGCCAAGGAAGCGTTCAGGTGCACCAGGACCCTTCAGTTCATATAGAAGAAGGAGCTCTTGTAATTGCTGTTTATGGAAAGGGGGGGATAGGAAAGTCAACTACATCCTCCAATCTTTCTGCTGCTTTTTCCAAGCTAGGGAAAAAGGTTCTCCAAATTGGTTGTGACCCTAAGCACGACAGTACATTCACCCTTACTCACAAGATGGTTCCTACGGTCATCGACATCCTTGAGGAAGTCGATTTCCACAGTGAGGAATTACGCCCTGAAGACTTCATGTTCCAAGGGTTCAACGGGGTGATGTGTGTAGAAAGTGGTGGTCCACCTGCAGGGACGGGTTGCGGAGGTTACGTTACGGGACAAACCGTCAAGTTACTAAAAGAACATCACTTGCTTGAAGATACTGATGTAGTCATATTTGATGTACTAGGTGATGTCGTTTGCGGTGGCTTCGCTGCTCCCTTACAACATGCAAATTATTGCCTCATAGTTACCGCCAATGACTTTGACTCAATTTTTGCGATGAATCGAATAGTTGCAGCAATCAATGCAAAGGCTAAAAACTACAAAGTTCGTCTTGGGGGAGTAATTGCAAACCGCTCTGCAGAATTAGATCAAATAGAAAAGTTTAATGAAAAGACAGGCCTAAAAACCATGGCCCATTTTCGTAATGTAGATGCAATTCGTCGTTCGAGACTTAAGAAGTGCACCATTTTCGAGATGGACTCGAACGAAGAAGGCGTCCGAGAAGTGCAGGAAGAATATCTATCTCTAGCCAAAAAACTTAGTGAGAGCGTAGAACCTCTAGATGCTGAGCCTTTAAAAGATAGAGAAATATTTGATTTACTTGGATTTGACTAA
- a CDS encoding ferredoxin:protochlorophyllide reductase (ATP-dependent) subunit B, translating into MELTLWTYEGPPHVGAMRIASSMEGVHYVLHAPQGDTYADLLFTMIERRGKRPPVTYTTFQARDLGGDTAELVKGHIREAVERFKPEALLVGESCTAELIQDQPGSLACRMGLGLPIINLELPAYSKKENWGAAETFYQLIRGLLKEHTPENNSHDPTKWKREARKPKVNLLGPSLLGFRCRDDILEIKKLLLEHDIDVNVIAPLGANTADLLRIPKSDINVCLYPEIAESTCVWLERNFGMPFSRTVPIGVGATKDFLKEIQTLLDMPHTTNEDNNESRLTWYSQSVDSNYLTGKRVFIFGDGTHAIAAARIAKQELGFEVVGLGTYSREMARPVRKAAEALGLKALISNDYLEVEAAMAEAAPELVLGTQMERHSAKRLGIPCAVISTPMHVQDVPARYSPQMGWEGANVIFDDWVHPLMMGLEEHLIGMFKHDFEFTDGHQSHLGHLGGAKPIEDISVAKGPQAEVDFALSEEVNSPVWTPEGKEELAKIPFFVRGKVRKNTEKYARQAGCRKIDSETLLDAKAHFKA; encoded by the coding sequence ATGGAACTAACTCTCTGGACATACGAAGGACCTCCGCATGTAGGAGCCATGCGAATCGCCTCCTCAATGGAAGGTGTTCACTATGTATTGCATGCCCCTCAGGGAGATACATATGCAGATTTATTGTTCACAATGATCGAAAGGCGAGGGAAAAGACCACCTGTCACCTATACAACCTTTCAAGCAAGAGACCTCGGTGGAGATACAGCTGAGCTAGTTAAAGGGCACATTCGCGAAGCCGTCGAAAGATTTAAACCTGAAGCACTTCTAGTAGGAGAAAGCTGCACTGCGGAACTAATCCAGGATCAACCTGGCTCACTTGCTTGTCGAATGGGGCTTGGACTCCCAATTATCAATTTAGAACTACCGGCCTATAGCAAAAAAGAAAATTGGGGTGCAGCTGAAACCTTTTATCAGCTAATTAGAGGGCTTCTTAAAGAACACACTCCAGAAAATAACTCTCATGACCCAACAAAATGGAAAAGAGAAGCAAGGAAACCAAAAGTTAATCTTTTAGGCCCATCTTTGCTTGGCTTTCGATGTAGGGATGACATTCTTGAAATTAAAAAATTATTACTCGAACATGACATAGATGTGAATGTAATTGCACCACTAGGAGCAAATACTGCTGATCTTCTAAGAATTCCAAAATCAGACATCAACGTATGTCTATATCCAGAAATCGCTGAATCAACCTGCGTTTGGCTAGAAAGAAACTTTGGGATGCCCTTTAGTCGCACAGTTCCAATAGGTGTTGGTGCTACAAAAGACTTTTTAAAAGAAATACAGACCTTGCTTGATATGCCTCATACAACTAACGAAGATAACAATGAATCAAGGCTGACTTGGTATTCACAATCAGTTGACTCAAACTATCTCACTGGGAAAAGAGTATTTATCTTCGGCGATGGAACGCATGCTATAGCTGCCGCAAGAATTGCTAAGCAAGAGCTGGGTTTTGAGGTTGTTGGCCTCGGAACATATAGCCGAGAAATGGCAAGACCAGTTCGCAAGGCAGCCGAAGCACTAGGACTAAAAGCCCTTATTAGCAATGACTATCTTGAAGTTGAAGCCGCTATGGCCGAAGCTGCCCCAGAGCTGGTTCTAGGGACACAAATGGAAAGACATAGCGCTAAACGACTAGGTATTCCATGTGCAGTAATAAGCACTCCTATGCATGTTCAGGATGTTCCTGCAAGATATAGCCCCCAAATGGGCTGGGAAGGAGCCAATGTCATTTTCGACGACTGGGTTCACCCCCTAATGATGGGTCTTGAAGAACATTTAATTGGGATGTTTAAGCATGATTTCGAATTCACTGATGGGCATCAAAGTCATTTAGGTCATCTAGGAGGGGCGAAACCCATAGAGGACATCTCAGTTGCAAAAGGACCTCAAGCTGAAGTCGATTTTGCTCTCTCAGAAGAGGTTAATTCTCCGGTTTGGACACCTGAAGGAAAAGAAGAACTAGCAAAAATTCCTTTCTTTGTTCGTGGAAAGGTTAGAAAAAATACAGAAAAATATGCTCGACAAGCTGGGTGCAGAAAGATTGATAGCGAAACACTCCTCGACGCAAAAGCCCATTTCAAGGCCTAA
- a CDS encoding ferredoxin:protochlorophyllide reductase (ATP-dependent) subunit N, translating to MSGTTLLKESGPREVFCGLTSIVWLHRRMPDAFFLVVGSRTCAHLIQSAAGVMIFAEPRFGTAILEEKDLAGLADAHEELNRVVKDLLQRRPEVKTLFLVGSCPSEVIKLDLSRVAEQLNKAYEGRVRVLNYSGSGIETTFTQGEDGALKALVPLMPTSTTKDDQLLIVGTLANAVEDRLITLFKRIGIPNIASLPPRKSIDLPSIGPGSKVLLAQPYLSSTAKALQDRGAEIIQAPFPLGIEGSQLWMQAAAKAFNIPAGLLDSTLEPLIARAHKALEPYKQKLAGKRLFLLPESQLEIPLARFLHRECGMELIEVGTPYLNREMMQAELDLLPPNTRLVEGQHVEKQLDRVKQDNPDLVVCGMGLANPLEAQGVATKWSIELVFSPIHGIDQTADLAELFARPLYRQDLLDHKVLAHA from the coding sequence ATGAGCGGCACAACGCTGCTAAAAGAAAGTGGACCTCGAGAGGTTTTCTGTGGTCTCACATCAATTGTTTGGCTGCATAGGCGCATGCCAGATGCATTCTTTTTGGTCGTAGGTTCTCGAACCTGCGCACATCTAATCCAAAGCGCCGCAGGCGTAATGATCTTTGCTGAACCTCGTTTTGGCACCGCTATTCTTGAAGAAAAAGACCTTGCTGGACTAGCGGACGCACACGAAGAGCTCAATCGCGTTGTAAAAGATCTTCTTCAAAGGCGCCCGGAAGTTAAAACTTTGTTCCTAGTTGGCTCATGCCCAAGTGAGGTGATAAAGCTAGACCTATCACGAGTAGCTGAACAACTAAACAAGGCTTACGAAGGCCGAGTTCGTGTCTTGAATTACTCCGGTAGTGGTATAGAAACAACCTTCACACAAGGGGAAGATGGAGCCCTAAAAGCTTTAGTTCCATTAATGCCAACAAGCACAACAAAAGATGATCAACTACTAATAGTAGGAACTCTGGCAAATGCGGTTGAAGATCGGTTAATAACGCTTTTCAAGCGAATAGGCATTCCAAACATTGCAAGCCTTCCTCCTCGTAAATCAATTGATTTACCTTCTATTGGACCCGGGAGCAAGGTACTTTTAGCCCAACCATATTTAAGCAGTACAGCAAAAGCCCTCCAAGATAGGGGCGCAGAAATAATCCAAGCACCATTTCCTCTAGGCATAGAAGGTAGCCAACTTTGGATGCAAGCAGCAGCTAAAGCCTTCAACATCCCTGCGGGATTATTGGATTCAACCTTAGAACCCCTAATTGCAAGAGCACACAAAGCCTTAGAGCCTTATAAACAAAAGCTTGCAGGGAAAAGACTTTTTCTACTTCCTGAATCTCAACTTGAAATTCCCTTAGCGCGTTTTCTTCACCGCGAATGCGGAATGGAATTAATCGAGGTTGGGACCCCATATCTAAACAGAGAAATGATGCAAGCAGAATTAGATCTTCTGCCCCCAAATACTCGCCTTGTTGAAGGGCAACATGTAGAGAAGCAACTTGATCGCGTCAAGCAAGACAATCCAGACCTCGTCGTTTGTGGAATGGGTTTGGCTAATCCATTAGAAGCTCAAGGAGTTGCTACTAAATGGTCAATTGAACTCGTTTTCAGTCCCATCCATGGAATAGATCAAACAGCCGACTTGGCCGAACTATTCGCAAGACCTCTTTACCGCCAAGACCTACTAGACCACAAAGTCCTCGCTCACGCCTGA